TTACTTAAGGTAAGGATGTTGCCTTAAAAAGGGAGCGTCATAAGATTGTATTATTTTGAATAAAAATAATGAAAAAAAAGAATCTATTAATTTTCGGCACAAGGCCAGAAGCTATTAAAATGGCACCTTTAGTTAATCAATTTTTAGCCGATAAAAGGTTTGAAACAAAGGTTTGTGTTACAGGTCAGCATAGAGAAATGTTAGATCAGGTTTTAAGTTTTTTTGATATTACTCCAGATTTCGATTTGTGTTTAATGAAACCCAATCAGAATTTATACAACTTAACGGGAGAAGTAATTTCTGGGTTAAAACCTATTTTAGAATCATTTAATCCCGATTATGTGTTTGTTCATGGAGATACAACAACAACTATGGCAGCAAGTATTGCTGGTTTTTATTCCGGAGCAAAAGTTTGTCATGTAGAAGCAGGTTTAAGAACCCATAATATGTTGTCTCCTTTTCCCGAAGAGATGAATCGTCAGGTAGCAAGTAGAGTTGCAACGTATCATTTTGCGCCAACCATTAAATCAAAAGAAAATCTTTTAGGAGAAAATATATCCGAAGAAAATATTTTAATTACAGGAAACACTGTTATTGATGCTTTGTTAGAAAGTTCTAATAGAGTAGGTGATTTAGATAATGAGGATGTTAAAGAAATTAAAAGTAAAGTTAATGTTGATAAGAAAATCATTTTAGTAACGGGACATAGAAGAGAAAATCACGGACAAGGATTTATAAATATTTGTGCAGCTCTTAAAGAAATAGCAGTTAATAATCCAGATGTAGAAATAGTATATCCGGTTCATTTAAATCCGAATGTATTAAAGCCTGTAAATGAATTGTTAGGCGCTATTAGTAATATTCATTTGGTAAAACCATTGTCATATCCATCTTTTGTTTGGTTGATGAATCAGTCGTATTTAATAATAACAGATAGTGGAGGTGTACAAGAAGAAGCGCCAAGTTTAGGAAAACCCGTTTTAGTAATGCGAGATACCACAGAAAGACCAGAAGCTGTAGAAGCAGGAACGGTTATTTTAGTAGGTACAGATCGTGCTAAAATTGTAAGTGAAACGCAAGCGTTGTTAGATGATGCAAAAAAATATCAATCAATGAGTTCTTTGCATAATCCGTATGGAGATGGAAAAGCGTGCAAAAGGATTATTGAATTTATTTCAAATTTAGAATAATGAAACAAGTAGAAGTTGTAACGATAGGTTTAGGGTATATTGGTTTGCCAACATCAGCATTAATAGCACAAAACGGAATTCAAGTCCACGGTGTAGATATTAATCAACATGTTGTAGATACTATTAATCAGGGTAAAATACATATCATAGAACCAAGTTTAGATATTGCTGTAGAAGAAGCTGTAAAAAAAGGTTTTTTAAGGGCAGACATAAAACCAGTAGAAGCAACTACTTATTTAATTGTGGTGCCTACTCCTTTTAAAGGAAACCATGAGCCAGATATTTCTTATGTAGAATTGGCAACAAAGAATATTATTCCGTTTTTAAAAGAAGACGATTTATATATTATAGAATCTACTTCGCCAATTGGTACTACAGAAAAAATGAGAAGACTTATTTATGATGTAAGACCAGAGCTAAAAGATAAATTAAACATTGCCTATTGTCCGGAAAGAGTTTTGCCGGGAAATGTAATGCATGAGTTGGTTTATAATGATAGAGTTATCGGTGGTGTAGATGAAAAATCTACCCAAAAAGCAATTGATTTTTACAAGCAATTTGTAAAAGGAGCGTTGCATGCTACCAATGCAAGAACAGCAGAAATGTGCAAGTTAACAGAAAATTCCTCTAGAGATGTACAGATTGCATTTGCAAATGAGCTTTCATTAATTTGTGATAAGGCAGGTATAAATGTTTGGGAGTTAATTAATTTAGCAAACAAGCATCCAAGAGTTAATATACTGCAACCAGGTTGTGGAGTTGGAGGGCATTGTATTGCTGTGGATCCTTATTTTATTGTATCCGATTACCCAATGGAATCTAAGATTATAGGTACAGCGCGTGAGGTAAATAATTACAAGTCTTTTTGGTGTGCAGAAAAAATTCAGAATGAGAAATTAAAATTTGAATTAAAGCATGGTAGAAAACCAAGTATTGCCTTAATGGGGTTGGCTTTTAAACCAAATATTGATGATTTGCGTGAATCTCCAGCAAAATACATTGCTCAGAAAGTTTTGCAAAATACCAACAATGAAGAATATTTTATTGTTGAACCTAATATTACAGAACATAATATATTTAAAATTACAAATTATAAAGAAGCATATAAAAAGGCAGATATTGTAGCGTACCTAGTTGCTCATAATGAATTTAAAACATTACCTGTAGATTCAGAAAAGGTTGTTTTAGATTTTTGTGGTGTTATGAAATGATTAAATTTTGAATTATGATATTCATTAAAACGGAGCTTCTTTTATCGAATCATTCTTAAAAAGAGGTGTAATCTAATGTAGATAAATCAATGAAGGAGTTTGTGGTAGATGATTTCTAAATTTTAACGTACAAAATGAATGTTTTTTTAACAATATGAAAGTTTCGCTTTTTACATCTCAATATAAATAAGGTCTTGTGTTTAAGTTGAGTTTATTTTTTTGATTATTAATGGTTTAAGTGTGTCTTTTTGTTGTTTTATTTTTGATTGTATTTTTAATTGAAATGACCGCAGTGTAGGTAGGTCCTTTGTTTATTAAATAATTAACATATATTTGCACAAAAAATAAATTTATGAAAGTAGGTATTACCTTTAGTGCTTTTGATTTATTTCATGCTGGGCATGTAAAAATGTTAGAAGAAGCAAAAATGGAATGTGATTATTTAATTTGTGGCTTACAGACAAACCCAACTTTAGATCGTCCAGAAAAAAATATGCCAGTACAATCTGTAGTCGAGAGATACATTCAGTTAAAAGGATGTAGATTTGTAGATGAAATTGTTCCTTACGCAACAGAACAAGATTTAGAAGATATCTTAAGATCTTTTAAAGTAGATGTCCGTATTATAGGAGATGAATATGCTAGCAAGCAATTTACAGGTAGAAAATATTGTGAAGAAAAAGGAATCGATTTATTCTTTAATAAAAGAGAGCACCGTTTTTCTAGTAGTGGACTACGTAAAGAGGTTCAAGAAAAAGAGAACTTAAAAAAGAAAGATAAGTAGGCAGTACTTACTTATTTATAGTGTTTTAATAACATATTTTTTTATTAAATTAATTCACTTGTTTTTGTAGAGAAAAGATAGGGGAAAAACCTTTTTTGCTACTTAGAAATTAAACATATATTTGCAGAAAAAAAATGAAAAAACTTATTATAGTATCAGGGTATTTTAATCCAATTCATAAAGGACATTTAGAGTATTTTAATAATGCAAAAGCTTTAGCAGATGAGTTGTTTGTTATTGTAAATAGCGATTTACAAAGAGGGTTAAAAGGTTCTAAAGAATTTCAAAATGAAGAAGAGCGTTTGTTTATTGTAGAAAATATTAAATCGGTAGATAAAGCAATGATCTCTGTTGATAAAGATAGAACTGTTTGTGCCTCTATACGTGCTATTCATGAGAAGTACGGAAAAGAATATCAATTAGGTTTTGCTAACGGAGGAGATCAAGATAATAATTCAATTCCAGAAGCACCTGTTTGTAAAGAATTGAATATTGATTTAATTGATGGTTTGGGAGATAAAATTCAATCTTCATCTTGGTTGTTGAAAAATAATTAAGTTTAGAATAAGCACTTATTTATAAGTGTTTTTTTTATAAACTTATTTAACTAAAATGTTTATTTGGTTAAATAAGAATTGTTTTATAGAAAAGAATATTAAGAAGTAAAAAGAGTACACGGTTTTAAGTAAAAAAGATATTTTTTTACAAATTGTGATAAAATAAAAATAAACAAATAAATAGTATGAATGTTGCTGTAATTGGGTCAGGTTATGTTGGTTTAGTTTCTGGTACTTGTTTCGCAGAAATGGGGAATAAAGTGACCTGTGTAGATATAGATCAAAAGAAAATTCAAAAATTAGAAGAAGGAATTATTCCTATTTTTGAACCAGGTTTAGAACAAATGGTTTTAAAGAATGTAAAAAATAAAAATTTATTTTTTACAACCAATTTAGGAAATGCTATTAGTGATGCAGAAATTGTTTTTATTGCTGTTGGTACACCAATGGGTGATGATGGTTCTGCAGATTTACAATATGTTTTAGCCGTAGCAAAGTCTATTGGAGAAACAATGAATAAAAGATTAATAGTTGTTGATAAATCTACTGTACCTATTGGTACTGCAGATAAGGTAAAAGCAACCATTCAAGCAGAACTAGATAAAAGGA
The nucleotide sequence above comes from Polaribacter butkevichii. Encoded proteins:
- the wecB gene encoding non-hydrolyzing UDP-N-acetylglucosamine 2-epimerase — its product is MKKKNLLIFGTRPEAIKMAPLVNQFLADKRFETKVCVTGQHREMLDQVLSFFDITPDFDLCLMKPNQNLYNLTGEVISGLKPILESFNPDYVFVHGDTTTTMAASIAGFYSGAKVCHVEAGLRTHNMLSPFPEEMNRQVASRVATYHFAPTIKSKENLLGENISEENILITGNTVIDALLESSNRVGDLDNEDVKEIKSKVNVDKKIILVTGHRRENHGQGFINICAALKEIAVNNPDVEIVYPVHLNPNVLKPVNELLGAISNIHLVKPLSYPSFVWLMNQSYLIITDSGGVQEEAPSLGKPVLVMRDTTERPEAVEAGTVILVGTDRAKIVSETQALLDDAKKYQSMSSLHNPYGDGKACKRIIEFISNLE
- the wecC gene encoding UDP-N-acetyl-D-mannosamine dehydrogenase, whose amino-acid sequence is MKQVEVVTIGLGYIGLPTSALIAQNGIQVHGVDINQHVVDTINQGKIHIIEPSLDIAVEEAVKKGFLRADIKPVEATTYLIVVPTPFKGNHEPDISYVELATKNIIPFLKEDDLYIIESTSPIGTTEKMRRLIYDVRPELKDKLNIAYCPERVLPGNVMHELVYNDRVIGGVDEKSTQKAIDFYKQFVKGALHATNARTAEMCKLTENSSRDVQIAFANELSLICDKAGINVWELINLANKHPRVNILQPGCGVGGHCIAVDPYFIVSDYPMESKIIGTAREVNNYKSFWCAEKIQNEKLKFELKHGRKPSIALMGLAFKPNIDDLRESPAKYIAQKVLQNTNNEEYFIVEPNITEHNIFKITNYKEAYKKADIVAYLVAHNEFKTLPVDSEKVVLDFCGVMK
- a CDS encoding adenylyltransferase/cytidyltransferase family protein — protein: MKVGITFSAFDLFHAGHVKMLEEAKMECDYLICGLQTNPTLDRPEKNMPVQSVVERYIQLKGCRFVDEIVPYATEQDLEDILRSFKVDVRIIGDEYASKQFTGRKYCEEKGIDLFFNKREHRFSSSGLRKEVQEKENLKKKDK
- a CDS encoding adenylyltransferase/cytidyltransferase family protein; this encodes MKKLIIVSGYFNPIHKGHLEYFNNAKALADELFVIVNSDLQRGLKGSKEFQNEEERLFIVENIKSVDKAMISVDKDRTVCASIRAIHEKYGKEYQLGFANGGDQDNNSIPEAPVCKELNIDLIDGLGDKIQSSSWLLKNN